The following coding sequences are from one Triticum dicoccoides isolate Atlit2015 ecotype Zavitan chromosome 4A, WEW_v2.0, whole genome shotgun sequence window:
- the LOC119286055 gene encoding probable beta-D-xylosidase 2: MASSAMHVSILSLLLLATTASIPHASSRAAPSQADGGATGGKAVYTKVCDASRFMAAGLDMSKYRYCNASLPYGDRVRDLIGWMTVEEKVSNLGDWADGAPRVGLPPYKWWSEALHGLSSTGPTTKFDDPKKPRLHSGRAAVFNGTVFANVINSAASFNESLWKSIGQAISTEARAMYNLGKGGLTYWSPNINVVRDPRWGRALETPGEDPYVVGRYAVNFVRGMQDIPGHEVASDPMSRPLKTSACCKHYAAYDVDDWYGHTRFKFDARVEERDMVETFQRPFEMCVRHGDVSSVMCSYNRVNGIPACADARLLSGTIRRDWGLHGYIVSDCDAVRVMTDNATWLGYTAVESTAAVLKAGLDLDCGESWIVQDGKPVMDFLTTYGLEAVQKGKTRESDVDNALTNLYMTLMRLGYFDGMPRYESLNEKDICSHDHRSLALDGARQGMVLLKNHGGLLPLDPKKFGAIAVRGPHAEAPEKIMDGDYTGPPCRYVTPREGISKDVKIWHHANLTIYFGGINMHIEREGNDREDLLLPKNQTEEILHIAAVSPNPIVLVILSGGGIDISFAQGNPKIGAILWAGYPGGEGGIAIADVIFGRYSPGGRLPLTWFKNKYIHQIPMTSMELRPRPDHGYPGRTYKFYDGPYVLYRFAHGLSYTKFRYESSAGNGTAVTLAAGGHCKQLSYKAGAVDTAPSCPAIDVASHACKETVDFNVSVVNCGDVDGSHTVLVYTVPPPEVAGAPIKQVVAFQRVFVKAGGAATVGFSLKVCEAFGIVEKTAYTVVPSGVSTVLLENGDTSSPSSVSFPVKISFST; encoded by the exons ATGGCGTCGTCCGCCATGCACGTATCCATTCTTTCCCTCCTCCTCCTAGCCACCACAGCGAGCATCCCGCATGCCTCTTCTCGAGCCGCCCCCTCCCAGGCGGACGGCGGCGCTACCGGCGGCAAGGCCGTGTACACCAAGGTGTGCGACGCGTCCCGGTTCATGGCGGCCGGGCTGGACATGTCCAAGTACCGGTACTGCAACGCGTCGCTTCCGTACGGCGACCGTGTGCGCGACCTCATCGGCTGGATGACGGTGGAGGAGAAGGTGTCCAACCTCGGCGACTGGGCTGACGGCGCGCCCCGCGTCGGCCTTCCCCCGTACAAGTGGTGGTCGGAGGCGCTACACGGGCTCTCCAGCACCGGCCCCACCACCAAGTTCGACGACCCCAAGAAACCGCGCCTCCACTCCGGCCGCGCCGCCGTCTTCAACGGCACTGTCTTCGCTAACGTCATCAACAGCGCCGCCTCCTTCAACGAGTCCCTCTGGAAGTCCATCGGCCAG GCGATCTCGACGGAGGCCCGAGCGATGTACAACCTGGGCAAGGGAGGGCTGACGTACTGGAGCCCCAACATCAACGTGGTGCGCGACCCGAGGTGGGGCCGCGCGCTGGAGACGCCCGGCGAGGACCCCTACGTCGTCGGCCGCTACGCCGTCAACTTCGTGCGCGGCATGCAGGACATCCCGGGCCACGAGGTGGCCTCCGACCCCATGTCCCGGCCGCTCAAGACCTCCGCGTGCTGCAAGCATTACGCCGCCTACGACGTGGACGACTGGTACGGCCACACGCGCTTCAAGTTCGACGCCCGCGTCGAGGAGCGCGACATGGTGGAGACCTTCCAGCGCCCGTTCGAGATGTGCGTCCGCCATGGCGACGTCAGCAGCGTCATGTGCTCCTACAACCGCGTCAACGGCATCCCGGCCTGCGCCGACGCGCGCCTCCTCTCCGGCACCATCCGCCGCGACTGGGGCCTCCACGGCTACATCGTCTCCGACTGCGACGCCGTGCGCGTCATGACCGACAACGCCACATGGCTGGGCTACACCGCGGTCGAGTCCACCGCCGCCGTGCTCAAGGCCGGGCTCGACCTCGACTGCGGCGAGAGCTGGATCGTGCAGGACGGCAAGCCCGTCATGGACTTCCTCACCACCTACGGCCTGGAGGCCGTCCAGAAGGGCAAGACACGCGAGTCCGACGTCGACAACGCGCTCACCAACCTCTACATGACGCTCATGAGGCTCGGCTACTTCGACGGCATGCCCAGGTACGAGTCCCTCAACGAGAAGGACATCTGCAGCCACGACCACAGGAGCCTCGCCCTCGACGGGGCCAGACAGGGCATGGTGCTCCTCAAGAACCACGGCGGCCTGCTGCCCCTTGACCCCAAGAAGTTCGGCGCCATCGCCGTCCGCGGCCCACATGCCGAGGCGCCTGAAAAGATCATGGACGGAGACTACACAG GGCCGCCTTGCCGGTACGTGACGCCGCGAGAAGGCATAAGCAAGGACGTGAAGATCTGGCATCACGCAAACTTGACCATCTACTTTGGTGGCATAAACATGCACATCGAGAGGGAGGGCAACGACAGGGAGGATCTCCTCCTGCCCAAGAACCAGACGGAGGAGATCCTCCACATCGCGGCGGTATCGCCTAACCCGATCGTCCTCGTGATCCTGTCCGGCGGCGGCATCGACATCTCCTTCGCGCAGGGCAACCCCAAGATCGGCGCCATCCTCTGGGCCGGTTACCCTGGTGGGGAAGGTGGCATCGCCATTGCTGATGTCATCTTCGGAAGATACAGTCCAg GAGGACGGCTGCCACTGACATGGTTCAAGAACAAGTACATCCACCAGATTCCTATGACGTCCATGGAGCTACGGCCGCGGCCGGACCACGGATACCCGGGGCGGACATACAAGTTTTACGACGGGCCGTATGTGCTTTATCGGTTCGCCCACGGCCTGAGCTACACCAAGTTCCGATACGAGAGCAGCGCTGGCAACGGCACCGCAGTCACCCTCGCCGCCGGCGGGCACTGCAAGCAGCTCAGCTACAAGGCCGGCGCCGTGGACACTGCCCCGTCCTGCCCGGCCATCGACGTCGCGAGCCACGCCTGCAAAGAGACCGTGGACTTCAACGTCAGCGTCGTCAATTGCGGTGACGTGGACGGCAGCCACACGGTGCTGGTGTACACTGTGCCGCCGCCAGAGGTGGCCGGCGCGCCCATCAAGCAGGTGGTGGCGTTCCAGAGGGTGTTTGTGAAGGCGGGCGGCGCAGCGACCGTTGGGTTCTCGCTCAAGGTGTGCGAGGCGTTTGGCATCGTGGAGAAGACGGCGTACACCGTCGTGCCGTCAGGCGTCAGCACCGTCCTCCTTGAGAACGGTGAcacgtcgtcgccgtcgtcggtgtcTTTCCCCGTCAAGATCAGCTTCTCTACTTAG